In Camelina sativa cultivar DH55 chromosome 16, Cs, whole genome shotgun sequence, a single window of DNA contains:
- the LOC104751890 gene encoding extensin-like produces MAHWLSSLVIALTFTSFFTGLSASRHLLQSTPAMPPPATTTFPPFPPSSSLPQPTAFPPLPSSQIPPLTNPAQPINMPNFPQINIPNFPISVPNNFPFNLPTSIPTIPFFTPPPSK; encoded by the coding sequence ATGGCTCACTGGCTATCATCCCTTGTCATTGCACTGACATTCACAAGCTTTTTCACTGGTCTCTCAGCTAGTCGCCATCTTCTTCAATCAACACCAGCGATGCCGCCACCGGCTACAACAACGTTCCCACCatttcctccttcttcttctcttcctcagcCCACGGCGTTTCCACCACTACCGAGCTCACAGATACCTCCTTTGACTAACCCGGCACAACCCATTAATATGCCAAACTTCCCACAAATAAATATCCCTAACTTCCCGATTTCTGTCCCAAACAACTTCCCATTCAATCTTCCCACCAGCATTCCAACCATCCCATTCTTCACTCCACCACCTTCCAAATGA
- the LOC109129546 gene encoding uncharacterized protein LOC109129546: MSITIVHRYLVREFFAVPFLTPHGFGYRHFCRDSVLHVPQRLVPLLGLKKKRSQRAYFKPSNTRKPQSYNPDPVQAPTQEVAQSYNPDPVQAPTQEGDLFDGSVTMCAAPSPRHVPVPIFCGREMTKVSSKLTKT; this comes from the coding sequence ATGTCGATCACGATAGTACACCGTTACCTCGTTCGTGAGTTTTTTGCTGTTCCGTTTCTTACGCCACACGGATTTGGTTACCGCCACTTCTGTCGTGACTCCGTTTTACATGTTCCTCAAAGACTTGTTCCTCTTTTGGGCTTGAAGAAGAAACGTTCACAAAGAGCTTACTTCAAACCTTCTAATACCAGAAAGCCGCAATCTTATAACCCTGATCCTGTTCAAGCACCGACTCAAGAAGTAGCGCAATCTTATAACCCTGATCCTGTTCAAGCACCGACTCAAGAAGGAGACCTTTTTGATGGTTCGGTCACGATGTGTGCTGCTCCTTCGCCAAGACACGTACCGGTTCCGATATTCTGTGGTAGAGAGATGACGAAAGTGTCTTCAAAGCTAACCAAGACTTGA
- the LOC104751891 gene encoding GPI ethanolamine phosphate transferase 2-like, which produces MATAMTCTRLTIFTVAGIFLQIIGLSIFVFGFFPVKPTLSGVSGSESYRDPFCDSSPNSNESELHSEKLRLHYQELSGISLKYDRLVLMVIDGLPAEFVLGKDGQPPRDVWKESMPYTQSLLANGDAIGYHAKAAPPTVTMPRLKAMVSGAIGGFLDVAFNFNTQAFLEDNLLGQFFRIGWKMVMLGDETWLKLFPGLFMRHDGVSSFFVKDTVQVDRNVSRHLPDQLNSDDWNFLILHYLGLDHVGHTGGRNSPLMAGKLKEMDDIVRTMHLRAVMDRTHDQGQTLLVVVSDHGMTDNGNHGGSSYEETDSLMLFIGLSSNFSDYGAAINNVAFQVDLAPTLALLFGVPIPKNNVGVVVPGTLSSLRDYEQLRALELNSWQLLRLMQAQIPSSLFEGFSCNCFVDGICKGLDISECSGEKEKQLICLFRNAALLHHIWKSKKLTKSSGAVEDFSRALDAYNAFLKTASEWLASKTTEKPVFLLGLGLSAMLLSCIVCATLFLSLFKEVYHEPKDRVCSLSYRLNLEEVFIFALLLILVISMGSSSMVEEEHYIWHFMVSTFHLLILFKTAKLFDFSKGRNILGDYKAVSIFLLLISGRLLRGWHQGGVNWTYLPDISKWLEQVGSGYVKWIQLISNIIVIGLGLFTLSRTGSKKKSVCVLALGFLTCGLLVLLHAGRYQDEMFEVSTEFGATVIVKVIYFLLFISAIGAALVLPWSMLNKDKSFLAEAGDCLYLIGSAYILCWCLLHLLLQQPINSGPIILLLIQILAIPCLSSNDVQVNEWVEIGALYYMGMAGHFALGNSNTLATIDVAAAFIGISSHSTILSGILMFMITYASPMLFLLSLVMYVGAKLRNQSHSTISTHRETSLGQILKLKLGFPCLVPLCINSVLLTAYTVVLLLMRNHLFVWSVFSPKYLYVCATTLCTYIGVCIVAVTVTYAFFVTTFRRSNRTTRHDNS; this is translated from the exons ATGGCGACGGCGATGACTTGTACGAGACTGACGATTTTTACGGTGGCCGGAATATTCCTTCAGATCATTGGTCTCTCGATTTTTGTTTTCGGTTTCTTCCCCGTCAAGCCGACTCTCTCCGGCGTcag TGGTTCAGAGAGCTATCGTGATCCTTTCTGTGATTCTTCTCCGAACTCGAACGAATCTGAGCTTCATTCTGAGAAACTGAGATTGCATTACCAG GAGTTATCTGGCATCTCTTTGAAATATGATCGACTGGTTTTGATG GTTATTGATGGGCTTCCTGCGGAGTTTGTTCTTGGGAAAGATGGTCAACCTCCAAGGGATGTATGGAAAGAGTCTATGCCTTATACTCAGTCACTGTTGGCTAATGGAGATGCTATTGGTTACCATGCTAAAGCAGCTCCTCCAACTGTTACAATGCCGAGGTTGAAG gCAATGGTTTCTGGGGCAATTGGTGGTTTCTTGGACGTGGCTTTCAATTTTAACACACAAGCCTTTTTAGAGGACAACCTTCTTG GTCAATTTTTTAGGATTGGTTGGAAAATGGTGATGCTTGGTGATGAGACGTGGCTCAAGTTATTCCCAGGGCTATTTATGAGACATGATGGTGTTAGCAGTTTCTTT GTCAAAGATACAGTACAGGTAGACAGAAATGTTTCTCGACACCTACCGGATCAGCTAAACAGTGATGATTGGAATTTCTTG ATCCTTCATTACCTTGGATTGGATCATGTTGGACATACTGGAGGCCGTAACAG CCCTTTGATGGCTGGAAAACTTAAAGAAATGGATGACATAGTTAGAACAATGCATTTAAGAGCGGTGATGGATCGTACTCATGATCAAGGACAGACTCTTTTG GTAGTAGTCAGTGATCATGGCATGACTGATAATGGAAATCATGGAGGATCGTCATATGAAGAAACTGACTCCTTAATGCTCTTCATTGGCTTGAGTAGCAATTTTTCTGATTATGGTGCAGCTATCAATAATGTAGCTTTCCAG GTAGATTTGGCGCCAACTTTAGCTCTTCTATTTGGTGTGCCGATCCCAAAGAACAATGTTGGAGTGGTTGTCCCAGGAACACTCAGTTCTTTACGAG ATTATGAGCAACTACGGGCACTAGAACTGAATTCATGGCAGTTACTCAGACTAATGCAAGCACAGATACCGAGTTCCTTATTTGAAGGTTTCTCCTGCAATTGCTTCGTCGATGGAATTTGTAAGGGTTTGGATATTAGCGAGTGCTCTGGGGAGAAAGAGAAACAGCTTATTTGCCTGTTTAGGAACGCTGCACTTCTCCATCACATTTGGAAGTCCAAGAAATTGACAAA GTCTTCTGGTGCCGTGGAAGATTTTAGCCGAGCTTTAGATGCATATAACGCCTTCTTGAAAACTGCAAGTGAGTGGTTAGCAAGCAAAACCACTGAA AAACCAGTTTTCTTACTTGGTCTTGGGTTGAGTGCCATGCTTCTTTCATGCATCGTCTGTGCCACTCTCTTTCTGTCCTTATTCAAAGAGGTTTACCATGAGCCCAAGGATCGAGTCTGCAGTTTGAGTTATCGGTTAAATTTGGAAGAGGTGTTCATTTTTGCTCTTCTTTTGATCCTTGTTATAAGCATGGGATCTAGTTCAATGGTGGAAGAAGAGCATTATATATGGCATTTCATGGTATCGACGTTCCATCTTCTGATACTCTTCAAGACAGCAAAGTTATTCGATTTTTCCAAGGGGAGGAACATACTTGGAGACTATAAAGCTGTTTCTATATTCTTGCTTCTTATATCTGGTAGACTACTAAGAGGTTGGCATCAAGGGGGCGTGAACTGGACTTACCTTCCTGATATTTCGAAGTGGCTAGAGCAAGTTGGCAGTGGTTATGTAAAATGGATTCAGTTAATCTCAAACATCATTGTTATTGGTCTAGGACTATTTACTCTTTCTCGAACAggatcaaagaaaaaaagtgtcTGCGTCCTAGCTTTGGGTTTCCTAACTTGTGGGCTCCTAGTCTTGCTGCATGCCGGGAGATATCAGGATGAAATGTTTGAAGTGTCAACTGAATTTGGAGCCACTGTCATAGTAAAAGTTATctatttccttctttttataTCTGCGATTGGAGCTGCTTTAGTTTTGCCATGGTCTATGCTAAACAAAGACAAGTCCTTTCTAGCTGAAGCAGGTGATTGCTTATATTTGATTGGCTCTGCATACATACTATGCTGGTGTCTTCTACATCTACTTCTCCAACAACCGATCAACTCGGGGCCCATAATTTTGCTTCTCATCCAGATTTTAGCAATTCCATGTCTTTCTTCTAATGATGTTCAAGTGAATGAATGGGTCGAg ATTGGTGCACTCTACTACATGGGAATGGCAGGTCATTTTGCTCTTGGAAACAGCAATACTTTAGCAACCATTGATGTTGCTGCTGCTTTTATC GGAATCTCTAGTCATTCTACAATACTGTCTGGGATCTTGATGTTCATGATCACGTATGCATCTCCCATGCTGTTCCTTTTATCTCTTGTCATGTACGTTGGTGCAAAACTAAGAAACCAATCACATTCAACAATATCAACTCATCGGGAAACAAGTCTTGGACAAATTTTGAAGCTAAAGCTCGGGTTCCCTTGTCTTGTTCCGCTCTGCATCAACTCAGTGCTCTTGACCGCATACACTGTGGTCTTGCTACTCATGAGGAATCACCTCTTTGTGTGGAGCGTCTTCTCTCCCAA GTACCTATATGTGTGTGCAACCACTCTGTGCACATACATCGGAGTTTGTATCGTAGCTGTTACTGTAACCTACGCTTTCTTTGTCACTACCTTCCGCAGAAGTAATAGAACTACTAGACACGACAACTCATAG
- the LOC104751892 gene encoding MADS-box protein SVP-like, which produces MAREKIQIRKIDNATARQVTFSKRRRGLFKKAEELSVLCDADVALIIFSSTGKLFEFCNSSMKEVLERHNLQSKNLEKLDQPSLELQLVENSDHARMSKEIADKSHRLRQMRGEELQGLNIEELQQLEKALEAGLTRVIETKSDKIMNEISELQRKGVQLMDENKRLRQQGTQLTEVNERLGMQIYNNVHESGVDEVENAAVYEEGHSSESITNAGNGAPVDSESSDTSLRLGLAYGG; this is translated from the exons ATGGCGAGAGAAAAGATTCAGATCAGGAAGATCGACAACGCCACGGCGAGACAAGTGACGTTCTCGAAACGAAGAAGAGGGCTTTTCAAGAAAGCTGAAGAGCTCTCTGTTCTCTGCGACGCCGATGTTgctctcatcatcttctcttccaCTGGAAAGCTCTTCGAGTTCTGTAACTCCAg CATGAAGGAAGTATTAGAGAGGCATAACTTGCAGTCAAAGAACTTGGAGAAGCTTGATCAGCCATCTCTTGAGTTACAG CTGGTTGAGAACAGTGACCACGCCCGAATGAGTAAAGAAATTGCGGACAAGAGCCACCGACtaag GCAAATGAGAGGAGAGGAACTTCAGGGGCTTAACATTGAAGAGCTGCAACAGCTAGAGAAAGCCCTTGAAGCTGGTTTGACCCGCGTGATTGAAACAAAG AGTGACAAGATTATGAATGAGATCAGCGAACTTCAAAGAAAG GGAGTGCAATTGATGGATGAGAACAAGCGGTTGAGGCAGCAA gGAACTCAACTAACGGAAGTGAACGAGCGACTTGGCATGCAA ATATATAATAACGTGCATGAATCCGGTGTTGATGAAGTGGAGAACGCCGCCGTGTATGAGGAAGGACACTCGTCAGAGTCTATTACGAACGCCGGGAACGGAGCTCCTGTTGACTCCGAGAGCTCCGATACTTCCCTTAGACTCgg CTTAGCATATGGTGGTTAG
- the LOC104751893 gene encoding protein NETWORKED 2D-like, whose amino-acid sequence MAIRLRSVRRCITRRDVKDLKTAVKVATKKLQPRKSMKYTGGSTNVVVKSSGLSKPEAMGEIDKLQKEILSLQTEKEFVKSSYEIGLSKYWEFEKGIKEKQERICGLQDEFGESVAIEDDEARKLMTETAIKSCQEKLVELQVKQERSYEEAREEHVKIKESKEKLRSMASQFLGDESAFAKDDGDEVRRTEELEHEIKEMSRKKKELESVKEKIREHFESGVNSSDNATEMAEKVDELVNKVITLESAVSSQTALIQRLRNETNGLQTQISTLETDKALLADDKSDLRNKLKEMEEKLKALQDLDRNVLDKSSNLQTSFDEACHNLDNLSGGKLHDVKPESESDNLTMNIEQDKDLEAEERKCDVSEEREEKKGTSEKSVKFEQTRDATIEAEDAIIAEAVLESTEKVDSDFEKQAASDKTDSVVDNVLEKQDASDKTESVPDNVLEKQTSSKEEDQKEQDEPDWKEMFMKGMENREKHLLTEYTTILRNYKDMKKTLDDTKTKMKTENATKDDEIKLLREKMSLLQKGLGDSNDLLENQMSNDDYSIGFMATENENMSLVEEQFRLNIDELLEENLDFWLRFSTAFGQIQSYDTSIEDLQAEISKLEQRKKQDGSSTAKYALRSDVRPLYVHLREINTDLGLWLEKGASLKEELKSRFESLCNIQDEITKALKSSAEDDDFRFTSYQAAKFQGEVLNMKQENNKVADELQAGLDHITMLQFEVDKTLGKLSEEFALTGSKKSDLDLQHSDSRSRVPLRSFIFGSKQKRAKPSIFSCMHPSLYRKMKTST is encoded by the coding sequence ATGGCGATTCGTTTGCGAAGCGTGCGGAGATGTATTACAAGAAGAGATGTTAAGGATTTGAAGACCGCTGTTAAAGTGGCTACCAAGAAGCTTCAGCCTAGGAAGTCTATGAAGTATACTGGTGGTTCTACCAATGTGGTTGTTAAGAGCTCGGGTTTGAGCAAGCCTGAGGCTATGGGGGAGATTGATAAGTTGCAGAAAGAGATTTTGTCCTTGCAGACGGAGAAGGAGTTTGTCAAGAGCTCTTACGAGATTGGTTTGTCTAAGTATTGGGAGTTTGAAAAAGGTATTAAGGAGAAGCAAGAGAGGATCTGTGGTTTGCAGGATGAGTTTGGTGAGAGTGTTGCTATTGAAGACGATGAAGCTCGGAAACTGATGACCGAGACTGCGATTAAGTCATGTCAGGAGAAGCTAGTGGAGTTGCAGGTGAAGCAAGAGAGGTCTTATGAAGAAGCTAGAGAGGAGCATGTCAAGATTAAGGAGTCTAAAGAGAAGCTAAGATCTATGGCAAGCCAGTTTCTAGGTGACGAGAGTGCCTTCGCGAAAGACGACGGTGATGAGGTTAGAAGAACAGAAGAGTTGGAGCATGAGATCAAAGAGATGTctaggaagaagaaagagttggaATCTGTAAAAGAGAAGATTAGAGAACATTTTGAGTCTGGTGTGAATTCCTCGGACAACGCGACAGAGATGGCTGAGAAAGTCGATGAGCTCGTGAACAAAGTGATTACCTTGGAGAGTGCGGTTTCCTCGCAAACTGCTTTGATACAGAGATTAAGAAACGAGACCAACGGTCTCCAGACGCAAATCAGTACTCTTGAAACCGACAAAGCGTTGTTAGCAGACGACAAGAGTGATCTGAGGAACAAGCTCAAGGAAATGGAGGAGAAACTCAAGGCATTGCAGGATTTGGACAGAAATGTTTTGGACAAGAGTAGCAATCTGCAGACATCTTTTGATGAAGCTTGTCATAATCTCGATAACCTCTCTGGTGGGAAGCTGCACGATGTGAAGCCAGAGAGCGAGTCTGATAACCTGACCATGAATATAGAACAGGATAAAGACTTGGAAGCTGAGGAGAGGAAATGTGATGTTagtgaagagagagaagagaagaaaggaacATCCGAGAAGAGTGTAAAATTTGAACAGACCCGCGATGCGACAATAGAAGCAGAAGATGCAATCATTGCAGAAGCTGTTTTGGAATCTACTGAAAAAGTAGATTCCGATTTTGAGAAGCAAGCTGCATCTGACAAGACAGATTCTGTTGTTGATAATGTTTTGGAGAAACAAGATGCATCTGATAAGACAGAGTCTGTTCCGGATAATGTTCTCGAGAAGCAGACATCTTCTAAAGAAGAGGATCAAAAGGAGCAAGATGAACCAGATTGGAAAGAGATGTTCATGAAGGGAATGGAAAATAGGGAAAAGCATTTGCTGACAGAGTACACAACTATTCTCAGGAACTACAAGGACATGAAGAAAACTTTGGATGACAcgaaaacaaagatgaagacaGAGAACGCAACAAAAGATGATGAGATCAAGCTACTACGAGAGAAAATGAGCCTCCTGCAGAAGGGTCTTGGAGACAGTAACGACTTGTTGGAAAACCAGATGTCAAACGACGACTATTCCATAGGGTTCATGGCTACAGAAAACGAGAACATGTCTCTGGTTGAGGAACAGTTCAGGTTGAATATTGATGAGCTTCTTGAAGAGAATTTGGATTTCTGGTTACGGTTCAGCACAGCATTTGGACAGATACAAAGCTACGACACTTCAATCGAAGATCTACAAGCCGAGATATCAAAGCTGGAGCAAAGAAAAAAGCAAGATGGAAGCAGCACAGCGAAATATGCACTGAGATCAGATGTTCGACCACTTTATGTACACTTGAGGGAAATAAACACAGACCTGGGACTCTGGCTGGAGAAAGGTGCATCCTTGAAAGAGGAACTGAAATCTAGATTCGAGTCCTTGTGCAATATACAGGATGAGATAACAAAAGCCTTGAAATCAAGTGCTGAAGACGATGATTTCAGATTCACGAGCTATCAAGCTGCTAAGTTTCAAGGTGAGGTGTTGAACATGAAGCAGGAAAACAACAAAGTGGCAGACGAGTTACAGGCCGGGTTAGATCACATCACCATGCTTCAATTCGAGGTTGACAAGACTCTAGGAAAGCTGAGCGAGGAGTTTGCTCTAACAGGTTCAAAGAAATCTGATCTTGATCTCCAGCATTCGGATAGTCGCTCAAGAGTGCCCTTAAGGTCATTCATCTTTGGCTCCAAACAGAAGAGAGCAAAGCCATCCATATTCTCCTGCATGCATCCCTCACTATATAGAAAGATGAAGACTTCTACATAG